In bacterium, the sequence GCGTCGTGATCCCGCCGGCGATGAGCGGCCTGTTCTCGGCGGCGATGATCGGCCTCGGTCGTGCCGTCGGCGAGACGATGATCGTGCTGATGGCCGCCGGCAACACCCCGATCATGGAGTGGAATGTCTTCAACGGCTTCCGCACGCTGTCGGCGAACCTCGCCGTGGAGCTGCCCGAGGCCGTGCGCAACAGCACGCACTACCGCACCCTGTTCCTGGCCGCCCTGACCCTGTTCACCATGACCTTCATCCTGAACACGGTCGCCGAGGCTGTGCGTCTCCACTTCCGACGGAAGACGAAGCGCCTGTGAAGCCCGCCACTCCAGCCCCGGCGCGCCCCGCCGCGCCCGACGCGACCACCAGGCGGTCGCGGCCGGCCAACGCGCTGCTCGCCCGCAACGAGCCCATGGTCTGGTTGACCGGCGGCGGCCTGGTCATCGGCCTGCTGATGGTCGCCGCCCTGGTGGCCTTCGTCTTCTGGCAGGGACTCGTGACGTTCTGGCCGGGCCCCGTGGTGCGGTTGCAGACCGCCGACGGCGCCGTGGTGATGGGCGAAGTCACGCGCACGGAGCACTACGCGCCGGATCCGACGCAAGTCGCCGGCTTCGGAGTCGATGCGGCCGCGGCCGCCGCCAGGGAGATGGCCGCCGGCGACGGGCGCGTGAGGCGACGCCTGGTTCGCACCGGCAACTTCGAGCTGAGTGGCGAGCACTTCCGCTGGGTTGAGGATTTCCGGCTCGCGGCCGGCGGCGAGGATCGCCCCGAATGGGCCCAGGTCTTCGAGCGCACGGCCTGGGGGCGATTCTACGGGGTTCCCGAGGCGTTCGTCGACGGCGACAGCGTGCTGGCGACCGAGCCGGCCGTCATCGACGGCCTGCTGCGCAGCCCACCGCCTGGGGCCGCAGCACCTGCGGTTCGCGTGCGCACGGCGGATGGAGCCACGGCCGACCTGCCGCTGGCGACCATCGTCCGCAGCTACCCGGCAAACCGGCTCAACATGGCGGCGCGCATCGGTGTCTACTTCTCGCGCTGGCGCGAGTTCCTGGGCGACGAGCCGCGCGAGGCGAACAGCGAGGGCGGCGTCTTCCCCGCCATCTTCGGCACCGTCGTGATGACGTTGGGAATGACCATCCTGGTCGTACCCTTCGG encodes:
- the pstA gene encoding phosphate ABC transporter permease PstA, which codes for MVWLTGGGLVIGLLMVAALVAFVFWQGLVTFWPGPVVRLQTADGAVVMGEVTRTEHYAPDPTQVAGFGVDAAAAAAREMAAGDGRVRRRLVRTGNFELSGEHFRWVEDFRLAAGGEDRPEWAQVFERTAWGRFYGVPEAFVDGDSVLATEPAVIDGLLRSPPPGAAAPAVRVRTADGATADLPLATIVRSYPANRLNMAARIGVYFSRWREFLGDEPREANSEGGVFPAIFGTVVMTLGMTILVVPFGVMAALYLREYAAQGWLTSIVRISINNLAGVPSIVFGVFGLGFFSYIVGGGIDSLFFADKLPNPTYGTGGILWASLTLALLTLPVVIVATEEALAAVPTSMREGSYACGATQWQTIRRVVLPRALPGVMTGAILAMARGAGEVAPLMLVGAVKLAPDLPLDLDFPFMHPERSFMHLGFHIYDLGFQSQNSEAAKPMVFTTTMLLMSIVLMLNAAAIWLRTRLGRGAGGSKF